In one window of Caenimonas aquaedulcis DNA:
- a CDS encoding ProQ/FinO family protein — translation MTATAPRPPLQVLERLFQLYPAMFGARFLPLKLGVYQELLEAHPEEFTKEELKAALAAHARSGRYLESVAAGEQRHDLQGQPVEPVAPEHVLHAIMELFRRRQRRGKQDPRPWLIARVAAAIEASGLAKDAYLERVNTRDDMALGAIDEAFAQVSARAAKNEALRRAYQSSGKTVAEFADMYGVAPEAVEQALAAA, via the coding sequence ATGACCGCCACCGCACCGCGCCCGCCCCTGCAAGTCCTGGAGCGCCTCTTCCAGCTCTACCCCGCGATGTTCGGGGCGCGCTTCCTGCCGCTCAAGCTCGGCGTGTACCAGGAGCTGCTTGAGGCGCACCCGGAAGAGTTCACCAAGGAAGAGCTCAAGGCCGCGCTGGCCGCGCACGCACGGTCCGGCCGCTACCTCGAAAGCGTGGCGGCCGGCGAGCAGCGCCACGACCTGCAGGGCCAGCCGGTGGAGCCCGTGGCGCCGGAGCACGTGCTGCACGCGATCATGGAACTCTTTCGCCGCCGCCAGCGCCGCGGCAAGCAGGACCCGCGTCCCTGGCTCATCGCGCGCGTCGCCGCCGCGATCGAAGCGTCGGGCCTCGCGAAGGACGCCTACCTGGAGCGCGTGAACACGCGCGACGACATGGCCCTGGGCGCCATCGACGAAGCCTTCGCCCAGGTATCGGCCCGCGCCGCGAAGAACGAAGCCCTGCGGCGCGCCTACCAGTCCAGCGGCAAGACGGTGGCGGAATTCGCCGACATGTACGGCGTCGCGCCGGAGGCCGTCGAGCAGGCGCTCGCGGCGGCGTAG
- a CDS encoding EamA family transporter — protein MSLTWPIVAAVLVGAMLHASWNALVKSSTDKALDTAVIHLVGSLVALPLLAVVGVPARESWPYILASTVIHIGYYIALTGAYKHGDLGLTYPLMRGTAPLLVALSATATLGETLSPMAWAGVLGVSCGVLALGLSRHAFDSPRAVGFALANAVVIAIYTVVDAHGARASGDAIQYVVMLFVLDGWPFGFLVLWRRGMAAAWPYARARAPVAVLGALASLGSYGIALWAMTRAPVATVAALRETSVLFAALLGVWFLKETFNLRRAFGTAAIVAGVMALRMG, from the coding sequence ATGAGCCTCACCTGGCCCATCGTGGCCGCGGTGCTGGTCGGCGCGATGCTGCACGCCAGCTGGAACGCCCTCGTGAAGTCCAGCACCGACAAGGCGCTGGACACGGCGGTGATCCATCTCGTGGGCTCGCTCGTCGCATTGCCGCTCCTCGCGGTCGTCGGCGTCCCGGCACGCGAGTCCTGGCCGTACATCCTCGCCTCCACCGTCATCCACATCGGCTACTACATCGCGCTCACCGGCGCGTACAAGCACGGCGACCTCGGGCTCACCTATCCGCTCATGCGCGGCACGGCGCCGCTGCTCGTGGCGCTGTCCGCCACGGCGACGCTCGGCGAAACGCTCTCCCCCATGGCGTGGGCGGGTGTGCTGGGCGTGAGCTGCGGCGTGCTCGCGCTGGGGCTGTCCCGTCACGCATTCGATTCGCCGCGCGCCGTCGGCTTCGCGCTTGCCAACGCGGTGGTGATCGCGATCTACACCGTCGTCGATGCCCACGGCGCGCGCGCCAGCGGCGACGCGATCCAGTACGTGGTCATGCTGTTCGTGCTGGACGGCTGGCCCTTCGGCTTTCTCGTGCTGTGGCGCCGCGGCATGGCCGCGGCCTGGCCCTACGCCCGCGCGCGCGCGCCGGTGGCCGTGCTGGGCGCGCTCGCATCGCTGGGCTCCTACGGCATCGCGCTGTGGGCGATGACACGCGCGCCCGTCGCCACCGTTGCCGCGCTGCGCGAAACGTCGGTGCTGTTCGCGGCGCTGCTGGGCGTGTGGTTCCTGAAAGAGACCTTCAACCTGCGCCGCGCCTTCGGCACCGCCGCGATCGTGGCCGGGGTGATGGCGCTTCGCATGGGTTGA
- the fusA gene encoding elongation factor G, producing the protein MPTPVEIAALRTLALVGPATAGKTSLVEALLWKAGALGTPGSVERGTTVSDHDPLEKKAQRSLNASLVHFTHAGTHVHVIDTPGSPDFLGQSLPALEAVETAAVVINASTGVEPMAVRMMQWAAQRERDRIIIVNRIDAQGVNLEALVGQIQAAFGKECLPVNLPAERGTRVVDCFYNLTQNGAAPDFSSVEQAHRALVEQVVEVDAAFVERYLNDGDVDPQELHAPLEQALREGHLIPICFVSARTGAGVPELLDVIAKLLPDPTEANPPAFLQGEGAEAKPLKALPDPKLHVLAHVFKVTQDPYVGKMGVLRVHQGTLTRDSQLYVGDARRPFKVGHLFTLQGKEFKEVPRAFPGDLCAIAKVEELHFDAVLHDAAEDDHIHLKPLEFPVPVHGLAIEPKRRGDEQRLHDILQKLVSEDPCLRLEHVAATNESVVYGLGDLHLRTLLERLTEVHNCQVNTRPPRIAYRETITAPAEGHHRHKKQTGGAGQFGEVFLRVEPLPRGSGFEFVDHVKGGAIPYNFMPAVEKGVRQALEAGVVAGYPVVDLKVVVYDGKHHSVDSKEIAFITAGRKALVAAVQAARPSVLEPFVNVEIAAPEQNIGDITGDLASRRGQVSGTAASTGGLAVLATAPLSELASYQSRLNALTGGQGRYTLAFSHYEPVPPTVQAQLASQYRIKDEA; encoded by the coding sequence ATGCCGACACCTGTGGAAATCGCCGCGTTGCGCACGCTGGCCCTCGTGGGGCCGGCGACGGCCGGCAAGACCAGCCTGGTGGAGGCACTGCTGTGGAAGGCAGGCGCGCTCGGCACACCGGGCAGCGTGGAACGCGGCACGACCGTCAGCGACCACGACCCCCTGGAGAAAAAAGCGCAGCGCTCGCTCAACGCGTCGCTCGTGCACTTCACCCACGCCGGCACGCACGTGCACGTGATCGACACACCCGGCTCGCCCGATTTCCTCGGGCAGTCCTTGCCCGCCCTGGAAGCCGTGGAGACGGCGGCCGTCGTGATCAATGCGAGCACCGGCGTCGAGCCGATGGCGGTGCGCATGATGCAGTGGGCCGCGCAACGCGAGCGCGATCGCATCATCATCGTCAACCGGATCGACGCGCAGGGCGTGAACCTCGAAGCGCTCGTCGGCCAGATCCAGGCGGCGTTCGGCAAGGAATGCCTGCCGGTGAACCTGCCGGCCGAACGCGGCACGCGCGTGGTGGACTGTTTCTACAACCTCACGCAAAACGGCGCCGCGCCCGATTTCTCCTCCGTCGAACAGGCGCACCGCGCGCTGGTCGAGCAGGTCGTGGAGGTCGATGCGGCTTTCGTCGAGCGTTACCTCAACGATGGCGACGTCGACCCACAGGAATTGCATGCGCCGCTCGAGCAGGCGCTGCGCGAGGGCCACCTCATCCCGATCTGCTTCGTCTCCGCGCGCACCGGCGCGGGCGTGCCGGAGTTGCTCGACGTGATCGCGAAACTGCTGCCCGACCCGACCGAGGCGAACCCGCCGGCCTTCCTCCAGGGCGAGGGCGCGGAGGCGAAGCCCTTGAAAGCCCTCCCCGATCCCAAACTGCACGTCCTCGCCCATGTGTTCAAGGTCACTCAGGACCCTTACGTGGGCAAGATGGGTGTGCTGCGCGTGCACCAGGGCACGCTCACGCGCGACAGCCAGCTCTACGTGGGCGATGCGCGCCGCCCCTTCAAGGTCGGGCACCTCTTCACGCTGCAGGGCAAGGAGTTCAAGGAAGTGCCGCGCGCGTTTCCCGGCGACCTGTGCGCGATCGCGAAAGTGGAGGAGCTGCACTTCGACGCGGTGCTGCACGACGCGGCCGAGGACGACCACATCCACCTGAAGCCGCTCGAGTTCCCGGTGCCCGTGCACGGCCTCGCGATCGAGCCCAAGCGCCGCGGCGACGAGCAGCGCCTGCACGACATCCTGCAGAAGCTGGTGAGCGAGGATCCCTGCCTGCGCCTGGAGCACGTGGCCGCGACCAACGAGAGCGTGGTCTACGGCCTGGGCGACCTGCACCTGCGCACGCTGCTCGAGCGCCTGACCGAGGTGCACAACTGCCAGGTGAACACGCGCCCGCCGCGCATCGCCTACCGCGAGACCATCACCGCGCCGGCCGAGGGCCATCACCGCCACAAGAAGCAGACCGGCGGCGCCGGGCAGTTCGGCGAGGTGTTCCTGCGCGTGGAGCCCTTGCCGCGCGGCAGCGGCTTCGAGTTCGTCGACCACGTGAAGGGCGGCGCCATCCCCTACAACTTCATGCCGGCCGTGGAGAAGGGCGTGCGCCAGGCACTGGAGGCGGGTGTCGTCGCCGGGTATCCGGTGGTGGACCTCAAGGTGGTCGTGTACGACGGCAAGCACCACAGCGTGGACAGCAAGGAGATCGCCTTCATCACCGCGGGCCGCAAGGCGCTCGTGGCGGCGGTGCAGGCGGCGCGGCCGAGCGTGCTCGAGCCCTTCGTGAACGTGGAGATCGCGGCGCCGGAGCAGAACATCGGCGACATCACCGGCGACCTAGCGTCGCGTCGCGGCCAGGTGAGCGGCACGGCGGCGTCCACCGGCGGGCTCGCGGTGCTCGCAACCGCGCCCCTGTCGGAGCTCGCGAGCTACCAGTCGCGCCTGAATGCGCTGACCGGCGGGCAGGGACGCTACACGCTGGCGTTCAGCCACTACGAGCCCGTGCCGCCGACCGTGCAGGCACAGCTCGCATCCCAGTACCGCATCAAGGACGAAGCCTGA
- a CDS encoding GcvT family protein yields the protein MQLPAQAQVVIVGGGIAGCSTAYHLAKLGRTDVLLLEQGKLTGGTTWHAAGLVGQMRPNRNMTQMSKYGIELYSTLEAETGLATGWKQCGSVNVAKTPERMQVLRKQLAMARSFGVECHEISPREAGERYPVMRTDDLQGALWLPGDGKANPADLCMSLAKGARNRGVKIVEDIEVTGVLTEGGRVVGVRTAQGDVRCEVIVNCAGQWARQFGALAGVNVPLYSAEHFYVVTGKIDGVHPMLPVMRDPDGFIYYKEEVGGLVMGGFEPQAKPWKMDPIPSTFQFQLLDEDWDQFEILMTNAMHRTPCLQTAEIKMLLNGPESFTPDGNFILGEAPELRNYFVCAGFNSAGIANSGGAGRLMSEWIVGGEPSTDLWDVDIRRFGPFTGNRKALAERTGETLGLHYAMRWPRQELETARPLRTSPLYDLLAAKGAEFGSKNGWERANYFRPEGQPRPDYTLGTPGWLPWMVEEQRATREAVAIYDQTSFSKLLLQGRDALAVLQRLCANEMDVPVGKMVYTPMLNERGGIESDLTVMRQGAERFLIVTGSAQATRDADWIGRHLAPQEHAVLTDVSAMFSVLSVMGPKARELLSRVSPDDLSPDALKFSWTKEVDLGFARVRAARMSYVGGPGFELYVPVEMTRHVYLALQEAGRGLGLRDAGYYALDALRIEQGRRAWGAELGPDESPWEAGLGFSVKPDKASTFIGQEALREAAGKPLRKKLVTLVFPPGSAYAWGGETLLWQGEPAGEISSVGFSPLADACVALGYVRGEAAALPHEGSDARILLWGDAVPVKLFDRWPPAQR from the coding sequence ATGCAACTTCCAGCGCAGGCACAGGTCGTGATCGTCGGCGGCGGCATCGCAGGCTGCTCGACCGCCTATCACCTCGCGAAGCTCGGGCGCACCGATGTGCTGCTGCTGGAGCAGGGCAAGCTCACCGGCGGCACCACCTGGCACGCCGCCGGCCTCGTCGGCCAGATGCGGCCCAACCGCAACATGACGCAGATGAGCAAGTACGGCATCGAGCTCTATTCCACGCTCGAGGCGGAGACCGGGCTGGCCACCGGCTGGAAGCAATGCGGGAGCGTGAACGTCGCGAAGACGCCCGAGCGCATGCAGGTGCTGCGCAAGCAGCTCGCCATGGCGCGCAGCTTCGGCGTGGAATGCCACGAGATTTCCCCGCGCGAAGCCGGGGAGCGCTACCCGGTGATGCGCACCGACGACCTTCAGGGCGCGCTGTGGCTGCCGGGCGACGGCAAGGCGAACCCGGCCGACCTGTGCATGTCGCTCGCCAAGGGCGCGCGCAACCGCGGCGTGAAAATCGTGGAGGACATCGAGGTCACCGGCGTGCTGACAGAAGGCGGCCGGGTCGTCGGGGTCCGGACGGCGCAAGGCGACGTGCGCTGCGAGGTCATCGTCAATTGCGCGGGCCAGTGGGCGCGGCAGTTCGGCGCGCTCGCGGGCGTGAACGTGCCGCTTTATTCCGCCGAGCACTTCTACGTCGTCACCGGCAAGATCGACGGCGTGCACCCGATGCTTCCCGTCATGCGCGACCCGGACGGCTTCATCTACTACAAGGAGGAAGTCGGCGGCCTCGTGATGGGCGGCTTCGAGCCGCAGGCCAAGCCCTGGAAGATGGACCCGATCCCGAGCACCTTCCAGTTCCAGCTGCTGGACGAGGACTGGGACCAGTTCGAGATCCTGATGACGAACGCCATGCACCGCACGCCGTGCCTGCAGACCGCCGAGATCAAGATGCTGCTCAACGGGCCGGAGAGCTTCACGCCCGACGGCAACTTCATCCTGGGCGAGGCGCCGGAGCTGCGCAACTACTTCGTCTGCGCGGGCTTCAACTCCGCGGGCATCGCCAACAGCGGCGGGGCGGGCCGCCTGATGTCGGAGTGGATCGTCGGCGGCGAGCCCAGCACCGATTTGTGGGACGTCGACATCCGCCGCTTCGGCCCTTTCACGGGCAACCGCAAGGCGCTGGCGGAGCGCACGGGCGAAACGCTCGGCCTGCACTATGCGATGCGCTGGCCGCGGCAGGAGCTGGAGACGGCCCGGCCACTGCGCACCTCCCCGCTCTACGACCTGCTCGCCGCGAAGGGCGCGGAGTTCGGCAGCAAGAACGGGTGGGAGCGCGCGAACTACTTCCGCCCCGAGGGGCAGCCGCGCCCCGACTACACGCTGGGCACGCCGGGCTGGCTGCCGTGGATGGTCGAAGAGCAGCGCGCGACGCGCGAGGCGGTGGCGATCTACGACCAGACGTCGTTTTCCAAACTGCTGCTGCAGGGACGCGACGCGCTGGCGGTGCTGCAGCGCCTGTGCGCCAACGAGATGGACGTGCCGGTCGGCAAGATGGTCTACACGCCCATGCTCAACGAGCGCGGCGGCATCGAAAGCGACCTGACCGTGATGCGGCAGGGGGCGGAACGCTTCCTCATCGTCACGGGCTCCGCGCAGGCGACGCGCGACGCCGACTGGATCGGCCGCCATCTCGCGCCGCAGGAGCACGCCGTGCTCACGGATGTGTCGGCGATGTTCAGCGTGCTCTCGGTGATGGGGCCGAAGGCGCGCGAGCTGCTCTCGCGCGTGAGCCCCGATGACCTGTCACCGGACGCGCTGAAGTTCTCCTGGACGAAGGAGGTCGACCTCGGTTTCGCGCGCGTGCGTGCCGCGCGGATGAGCTATGTGGGCGGCCCGGGCTTCGAGCTCTACGTGCCCGTGGAAATGACGCGGCACGTGTACCTCGCCTTGCAAGAGGCGGGCCGCGGCCTCGGCCTTCGCGATGCCGGCTATTACGCGCTCGACGCGCTTCGCATCGAGCAGGGGCGCCGCGCCTGGGGCGCCGAGCTGGGCCCGGACGAGTCTCCCTGGGAGGCGGGGCTGGGCTTCAGCGTGAAGCCCGACAAGGCGAGCACCTTCATCGGCCAGGAGGCGCTTCGCGAAGCGGCGGGCAAGCCACTTCGCAAGAAGCTGGTCACGCTCGTGTTTCCGCCGGGCAGCGCGTACGCCTGGGGCGGGGAAACCCTGTTGTGGCAGGGCGAGCCCGCAGGCGAAATTTCGTCGGTGGGCTTCAGCCCGCTGGCGGATGCCTGCGTCGCGCTCGGTTACGTGCGCGGCGAAGCCGCGGCCTTGCCGCACGAGGGTTCCGACGCGCGCATCCTGCTGTGGGGCGACGCGGTCCCGGTCAAGCTCTTCGATCGCTGGCCGCCGGCGCAGCGATGA
- a CDS encoding response regulator, with amino-acid sequence MTRGAVLVIEDDPDIASVLVDYLRRDGFQATHSSDGRQGLALAQRIRPDLVLLDVMLPGLDGMEILKAIRRDGETPVIMITARVEEVDRLLGLAMGADDYVCKPFSPREVLARVNAVLRRTRAGGAPPRTPLLLLDPARRQATLRGQPLELTRTEFELLQVLAKQPGRIYSRAQLLELAWPDSLDTSERAIDSHVKNLRKKFAAVDPAHEWIRAVYGVGFALESAEDGAA; translated from the coding sequence ATGACGCGCGGCGCGGTGCTCGTCATCGAGGACGATCCGGACATCGCGTCCGTGCTGGTGGATTACCTGCGCCGCGACGGCTTCCAGGCCACGCACTCGTCCGACGGCCGGCAGGGCCTGGCGCTCGCGCAGCGCATCCGGCCCGACCTCGTGCTGCTGGACGTGATGCTGCCCGGGCTGGACGGCATGGAGATCCTCAAGGCGATCCGGCGGGACGGCGAGACGCCGGTCATCATGATCACGGCGCGCGTGGAGGAGGTCGACCGCCTGCTCGGCCTCGCGATGGGCGCCGACGACTACGTCTGCAAGCCCTTCTCGCCGCGCGAGGTGCTCGCGCGCGTGAACGCGGTGCTGCGGCGCACGCGGGCGGGCGGCGCGCCGCCCCGGACGCCGCTGTTGCTGCTCGACCCCGCGCGCAGGCAGGCCACGCTGCGCGGCCAGCCGCTGGAGCTCACGCGCACGGAGTTCGAATTGCTGCAGGTGCTCGCGAAGCAGCCCGGGCGCATCTATTCGCGCGCGCAGCTGCTGGAGCTCGCCTGGCCCGACTCGCTGGACACGAGCGAGCGGGCCATCGACAGCCACGTGAAGAACCTGCGCAAGAAGTTCGCGGCCGTCGATCCCGCGCACGAGTGGATCCGCGCCGTCTACGGCGTGGGGTTCGCGCTCGAATCGGCCGAGGACGGCGCGGCCTGA
- a CDS encoding FKBP-type peptidyl-prolyl cis-trans isomerase: MKIEKDTVVSLRYKVAEANGKLIEESKEPMVYLHGGYDNTLPKIEAALEGQEPGFQATLQLSPEDAFGMRDESLVRTIPKKEFPPGVKVGGQLEGRTDSGEPHVFHVMKIKGDTVHLDGNHPLAGRELKFTIKVIGVRSATAEEIAHKHVHGEHGHHH, encoded by the coding sequence ATGAAGATCGAAAAAGACACGGTGGTTTCCCTGCGCTACAAGGTCGCCGAGGCGAACGGCAAGCTCATCGAGGAGAGCAAGGAGCCGATGGTGTACCTGCACGGCGGCTACGACAACACCCTCCCCAAGATCGAGGCCGCGCTGGAAGGCCAGGAGCCCGGTTTCCAGGCCACCCTGCAGCTGTCGCCCGAGGACGCCTTCGGCATGCGCGACGAGTCGCTGGTGCGCACCATCCCCAAGAAGGAATTCCCGCCGGGCGTGAAGGTCGGCGGGCAGCTCGAGGGCCGCACGGACTCAGGCGAGCCCCACGTCTTCCACGTGATGAAGATCAAGGGCGACACGGTGCACCTGGACGGCAACCACCCGCTGGCCGGGCGCGAGCTCAAGTTCACGATCAAGGTGATCGGCGTGCGTTCCGCGACGGCCGAGGAAATCGCGCACAAGCACGTGCACGGCGAGCACGGCCACCACCATTGA
- a CDS encoding glycosyltransferase family 2 protein gives MPDAAFTFITTCRGRLEHLRQTLPALVAQPGTGCVVVDYGCPDGAGDWVQATYPQVKVVRAGPVPRFELARARNLGAQAAGAGWLCFVDADGLLAPDFIARVRPVLADGCFHVAQPSTGTVSGMCIVGRREFDAVGGYDAVLQGWGMEDKDFYARLAIARVPHRAFPRELVTMIDHSNAMRVEHFETKHLKLSSTLNLAYCRAKWDLMRLGQDMSGEAAREALYRQVGQVMDETLRTGKRFRLAIPTSEQPSFSGAVLKGRLVYELEVPPQAAPSSADSSANPTP, from the coding sequence ATGCCGGACGCGGCGTTCACCTTCATCACCACCTGCCGGGGCCGCCTCGAGCACCTGCGGCAAACCCTGCCGGCCCTCGTGGCACAACCCGGGACCGGATGCGTCGTCGTCGACTACGGCTGCCCAGACGGCGCGGGCGACTGGGTGCAAGCCACCTACCCGCAGGTGAAGGTGGTCCGCGCCGGGCCGGTCCCGCGCTTCGAACTCGCGCGGGCGCGCAACCTCGGCGCGCAGGCGGCGGGCGCGGGCTGGCTGTGCTTCGTCGATGCCGACGGGCTCTTGGCCCCGGACTTCATCGCCAGGGTGCGGCCCGTGCTGGCCGACGGGTGCTTCCACGTCGCGCAGCCTTCGACGGGGACGGTCAGCGGCATGTGCATCGTGGGCCGCCGCGAGTTCGATGCGGTGGGCGGCTACGACGCGGTGCTGCAGGGCTGGGGCATGGAAGACAAGGACTTCTACGCGCGCCTGGCCATTGCGCGCGTGCCGCATCGCGCGTTTCCCCGCGAACTCGTCACGATGATCGATCACAGCAATGCGATGCGCGTCGAGCATTTCGAGACCAAGCACCTCAAGCTGAGCAGCACGTTGAACCTCGCGTATTGCCGCGCCAAGTGGGACCTCATGCGGCTGGGCCAGGACATGTCCGGCGAGGCCGCGCGCGAGGCGCTGTACCGGCAGGTGGGCCAGGTGATGGACGAGACGCTGCGCACCGGCAAGCGCTTTCGCCTCGCCATTCCCACGAGCGAGCAACCCAGCTTCTCCGGTGCGGTGCTCAAGGGCCGCCTGGTGTACGAGCTGGAGGTCCCGCCTCAGGCCGCGCCGTCCTCGGCCGATTCGAGCGCGAACCCCACGCCGTAG
- a CDS encoding ATP-binding protein, whose product MPPLTLQRKLFLAFAALAAALLLLFAGSSWFGLQRGMGQYVAEIELSRLDWLARGLVEDYARQGSWQFLRDDPEAWREAQMSAFRSFRGAMRPGRGPFRGEGPPPGPPPGEGRLPHGVPPGERPGGLFNRLALFDAAGTTRIAGPGIALDSAVKMTLQHEGRTVGVLALAPLSGMQTDADRAFVEQQSNFVLTAGAVGLSLALLLSWLLARRWLRPLEQLREGAQAIAQGRFDTQLPVQGHDELASLTGSFNDMARQLSAAESSRQRWLSDVAHELRTPLAAMRAEIEALQDGVRTFDDATAQRLHRQVMRLGSLVNDLRLTLDTDYSSPPASRTAVQPVQLLAEALEDMRERFAQAGLRVDAAEVASMAAADGPRVRGDASRLQQVFVNLLENSLRYTGEGGVLQVRVSVDGAGAKREFLFCFDDSAPGPDAQDLPRLFERFYRGEASRSRASGGSGLGLAICKSIVEAHGGSITAQHSALGGLQVCLRLPVEDAA is encoded by the coding sequence ATGCCCCCGCTGACGCTGCAGCGCAAGCTGTTCCTCGCCTTCGCCGCCCTCGCGGCCGCCCTGCTCCTGCTGTTCGCCGGGTCGAGCTGGTTCGGGCTGCAGCGCGGCATGGGGCAGTACGTCGCGGAGATCGAGTTGTCGCGCCTCGACTGGCTGGCGCGCGGCCTGGTCGAGGACTACGCGAGGCAGGGCAGCTGGCAATTCCTGCGGGACGACCCGGAGGCCTGGCGCGAGGCGCAGATGTCTGCGTTCCGCAGTTTTCGCGGCGCGATGCGGCCGGGGCGCGGGCCGTTTCGGGGCGAGGGGCCGCCGCCGGGCCCGCCACCCGGCGAAGGCAGGCTGCCGCACGGTGTCCCGCCGGGCGAGCGGCCGGGCGGCCTCTTCAACCGGCTCGCCTTGTTCGACGCGGCGGGCACCACGCGGATCGCGGGGCCAGGAATCGCGCTCGACAGCGCGGTGAAGATGACGCTGCAGCACGAAGGCCGCACCGTCGGCGTGCTCGCCCTCGCGCCGCTCTCGGGCATGCAGACGGACGCCGACCGTGCCTTCGTCGAACAGCAGTCGAACTTCGTGCTCACCGCCGGGGCAGTGGGCTTGTCGCTCGCGCTGCTCCTGTCGTGGCTGCTCGCGCGGCGCTGGCTGCGGCCCCTGGAGCAGTTGCGCGAAGGTGCGCAGGCGATCGCGCAAGGCCGCTTCGACACGCAGTTGCCGGTGCAGGGCCACGACGAACTCGCGAGCCTCACCGGCTCCTTCAACGACATGGCGCGGCAGCTGTCGGCCGCCGAAAGCTCGCGCCAGCGCTGGCTGTCCGACGTCGCGCACGAACTGCGCACGCCGCTCGCCGCGATGCGCGCGGAGATCGAGGCCCTGCAGGACGGCGTGCGCACCTTCGACGACGCGACGGCCCAGCGCCTGCATCGCCAGGTGATGCGCCTGGGCAGCCTGGTGAACGACTTGCGCCTCACGCTCGACACCGACTATTCGTCGCCGCCCGCGTCCCGCACGGCCGTGCAGCCGGTGCAGCTGCTCGCCGAAGCGCTGGAGGACATGCGCGAGCGTTTCGCGCAGGCAGGGCTGCGGGTGGACGCCGCGGAGGTGGCGTCGATGGCGGCCGCGGACGGGCCCCGCGTGCGAGGCGATGCATCGCGGCTGCAGCAGGTGTTCGTCAACCTGCTGGAGAACTCGCTGCGCTACACCGGTGAAGGCGGCGTGCTGCAGGTCCGCGTGTCGGTCGACGGGGCCGGTGCGAAGCGCGAATTCCTCTTCTGCTTCGACGACAGCGCACCCGGTCCCGACGCGCAGGACCTGCCCCGGCTCTTCGAGCGCTTCTATCGCGGCGAGGCGTCGCGCAGCCGCGCGTCGGGCGGCTCGGGCCTGGGCCTCGCGATCTGCAAGTCGATCGTGGAAGCGCATGGCGGCAGCATCACCGCGCAGCACTCGGCGCTGGGTGGCCTGCAGGTGTGCCTGCGGCTGCCGGTGGAGGACGCGGCATGA
- a CDS encoding phosphonate degradation HD-domain oxygenase encodes MGLSVSDIERLFAERGGEQYSGEGVTQLEHALQCALQAQDEGASDELVTAALLHDFGHLLHDMGETPTLRGMDDIHQYRALPFLRGLFGDAVLEPVRLHVDAKRYLCRTRPEYFAALSEDSKRSLALQGGIFDDAQAQAFIAQPGAADAVRLRVWDDLAKTPGLATPPLAHFLDRARRCAKAAREPA; translated from the coding sequence ATGGGCTTGAGCGTTTCCGATATCGAGCGGCTGTTCGCCGAACGCGGCGGCGAACAGTATTCGGGCGAAGGCGTCACGCAACTCGAGCACGCGCTGCAATGCGCGCTGCAGGCGCAGGACGAAGGCGCGAGCGACGAACTCGTCACGGCGGCCCTGCTGCACGACTTCGGCCACCTGCTGCACGACATGGGCGAGACGCCGACCCTCCGCGGCATGGACGACATCCACCAGTACCGCGCACTGCCCTTCCTGCGCGGTCTCTTTGGCGACGCCGTGCTGGAGCCGGTGAGGCTGCACGTGGACGCCAAGCGCTACCTGTGCCGCACGCGCCCGGAGTACTTCGCCGCGCTCTCCGAGGATTCGAAGCGCTCGCTGGCGCTGCAAGGCGGCATCTTCGACGACGCACAGGCGCAGGCCTTCATCGCGCAGCCCGGCGCCGCCGATGCGGTGCGGCTTCGCGTGTGGGACGACCTCGCGAAGACTCCCGGCCTGGCGACGCCGCCGCTCGCGCACTTCCTCGACCGCGCACGGCGCTGCGCGAAGGCCGCGCGCGAGCCCGCATGA